Genomic DNA from bacterium:
TGGGGGCTGCCGCTCTACTACTGCGGACAACTGGTGCTGGCGAGCACGATCGCGGGCTGAGAACTCTCGCCTGCGAAACGCGTCTGGTCCCTGCCGCGGGTTCTGGAAACTACGCAGCCCGTTCGGCGGGATCTTCTTTGGCTTTCATTGGATCGCAGGACTCGGGCGGGCATCCAGCACATATGGAAGTCGTGCATGTACTGGATGTGATCGTCAAAGTCCTTGACGAAGATGTCGGCCTCGCTGTCGGGTAGAAGTGCGGCACCCAGATCCCCGGAGAAGAGGATCCGAGATTGGGGGTCCCAGAGTCCGTGGTTACCGGAGGAGTGACAGAAGTGGGCGAGAAAACTGGTCCAGAGCCACGCTATCACGAAGAGCCTCGAGCAATCAGGCGGGGTTTCGGCTCGGTTTCTGCATTTCTCAACTTTTTCAGCTATTAGTGACCCAGCCTCGATTCGCGAGAGCGAAAAGCCATCCCGATCGTTGGTTCCGAAGGCTTTTGAGAGCGGAGAATCGCAAGAACAAGGGATCGGAAGGAAGTACCCATGGTCATCGCACGAGCAATCATCCTGGCCGGAATCCTGAGCACGGCTCCCGCGGTATTCGCGGACGCCGAGGAGCAGGCCGATCACACTGCAGCGCAGCCAGCCGAACCGTCCAGAGGCAACCCCGAGGCGGGAAGAGCCCTGTACCAGCTCTGCAAGACCTGCCACGGAGAGGCGGGCGAGGGAAATCAGAAACAAGGCGCGCCTCAGATCGCGGGCCAGGCCGATTGGTATCTGACCCGCCAGCTCGAGAACTTCCGCGCTGGTCTACGGGGAAACGCCAGCGGAGATGTGTTCGGAGCCCAGATGCGGGGGATGGCCATGACTCTGCCCAACGATCAAGCGGTGCGCGATGTGGTGGCTTTCGTGCAGACGCTTTCGGGACGCGAGAAGACAGCTTCGATCCAGGGGAATGCCGAACACGGCGGCGAGATCTACCGCCAGTGCGCGACCTGCCACGGTGACGAGGCTCGAGGCAATGAGTTGTTCGGCGCTCCCAGATTGAACGGCCAGGCCGATTGGTACCTGGTCCGTCAACTCGAAAAGCTCAAAAACGGAATGCGCGGAAGGCACCCGGCCGATGACCGGGGGCTGCAGATGGCCTCCGTGACGGCCCTTCTGGCGGACGATCAGGACGTGATGGACGTGGTGGTCTACATCGGGAATCTACCCTGATCGCGCCTTGGCGGAGTCACAGCTACCGTTTTCGAAGTTTTGCAATCGACTCAATTTCAGTATTCTTCAAGCTTCAAGTTGACAAACTGCCCGGCGCGAGATTGAATTCAACGCGTCCCATCGCGGGGTAAGGGGTGCGTCCATGTTCGATCGCTGGCTTCCGGCAGCCGCGTCAAGCTACGCCCAAGATATTGACGGCCTTCTGGTCTTCATCAGCGTCATCGTGGGAATCTGGTTTCTCGCAGCCGAAGGTCTACTGCTCTACGCAGCGCTGCGCTTCAGGCGCAAGCAGGGGGTTCGTGCCGCGTATCTTCCGGGCACGACGCTTCGAGCCATGCTCGTGGTGCTCATCCCCTGCTCCATCGTCTTCGTCCTCGACCTGGTGATCGACGCGGTCGCGGCGCCGGTCTGGCGCGACATCAAGGAAGAGCTTCCAGAAGAAGGCAAGTGGGTACGAATCACCGGAGAACAATGGGCCTGGCGATTCACCTATCCCGGAGCGGACGGCAAGTTCGATACACCGGATGATGTTTCCACGCTAAATGAACTCCACGTACCGGTAGATGAGACCGTCCTCTTCGAGCTTCGCGCCAAGGACGTGGTCCACTCGCTCTGGGTTCCCGAGCTACGACTCAAGCAGGATGCGGTCCCCGGCCGGGTCATGCGGGGCTGGTTCCGACCGACACAGGAAGGGCAGTACGACATCCCGTGTGCGGAGATCTGCGGTTTCGGCCACACGCTCATGAAGGGGCGACTCACGGTGGAAAGCAAGGATGCGTACCGCAAATGGCTGGCTTCCCAGCAGGCGAAAGGTAAGTGATGTCGGACGGCGCTCACGCACACCCAGAGAGCTTCATCAGCAAGTACGTGTTTTCGGTGGACCACAAGGTCATCGCGGTCCAGTACCTGCTGACCGGAATGGTGATGGGACTAGTGGGGGGATTTCTCGCCTACGTCATCCGTATGCAACTGGCCGAACCCACGGGTTCGGTACCGGGTTATGGCACGCTGAATTTCGTTGAATACAACGCCGTGGTCACGATGCACGGCACCATCATGATTTTCTGGGTGGCCATGCCGATATTGCTGGCCGCTTTTTCGAACTTGCTGATTCCGCTGATGCTAGGCGCGGACGACATGGCTTTCCCCAAGCTGAACCGGCTGTCCTACTGGACCTTTCTGTTGAGCACGGTGGTCCTGGTGAGTTCGTTCTTCGTACCGGGCGGGGCGGCCGCCGGTGGCTGGACGTCCTATCCGCCACTCTCCGCCAGCGCCGCATACTCCGGGGGGCACCTGGGCGTAACATTCTGGCTATTGGCGGTGGTCCTGGAGTTCGCGGCCTTCTTGATGGGCGGCATCAACTTCATCGTGACGATCATCAATATGCGCCCACGCGGAATGGGCTTCTTCGAACTTCCGATCGTGATCTGGATGCAGTTCGTCGCGGCGATCGTCTTCATGCTCTCGGTCGGGCCTCTGCTGGCCGGCGGAATCATGCTGCTCTTGGATCGGGTGGTCGGAACCGGCTTCTACGATCCAGCGGCAGGTGGCGACCCGATCCTCTTCCAACACCTGTTCTGGTTCTTCGGCCACCCGGAGGTCTATGTGATCTTCTTGCCGGGCATGGGGATCATCGGCGAAATCCTGCCGGTCTTCAGCCGCAAACCGCTATTCGGCTATCGGATGATCGTCTGGGCTTCCATTGCGACCGGTGTCATGAGCTTCATCGTCTGGGCCCACCATCAATTCATCGCCGGTATCGATCCGCGCCTGGCGACACCCTTCAGCATCACCACCATCATGATCTCGGTACCGGTCGCGGTCATGATCTTCTCGTATCTGGCCACTCTCTGGCGCGGCTCCATCGAGTTCACGACACCGATGCTCTTCGCCGTAGGGACTCTCGTTCTCTTCCTTCTGGGAGGTGTCACCGGAATCCATCTCGGCACTCCGGCTACGGACATCTTCCTCCACGACACCTACTTCGTCGTGGCGCACTTCCACTACGCATTGATCCCGCCGGTCTTCATGGCCTTCTTTGCCGGAATCTACTTCTGGTACCCGAAGATGTTCGGAAGGATGATGAACGAGACGCTGGGAAAGGTGCATTTCTGGCTGACCATGATCGGCATCAACGTGATCTTCCAACCGCAGTTCGCTCTGGGGTTCATGGGGCATCAGCGGCGCATCGCAAACCCGCTGCTTTTCGATTCCTTGAACACCGTCCAGGCGATCGAACTGCAGTGGCTATCCACCATCGGAGTGCTGATTCTGCTACCCGGCCAGATTCCCTTTCTGGTGGCTTTCGTACGCGGTTTCTTCTCGGGTGAAGAGGCCGGAGCGAATCCCTGGCGGGCCAACACTCTGGAATGGGTCGCCCCATCTCCCCCTCCGCACGGAAACTTCGCCGAGCAACCTCAGGTCTACCGGGGACCCTACGAGTACAGTCGTCCGGACCGCGAAGAGGATTGGTTCCCGCAGAACCTGGCATCGTGAGAATTCGATCGCATATAGAGCTGTCCGAGCAGTGCTTCCCTTGCGGAAGCAGACGGGGAGTCCGAAGTGGCTGATTCGGCACACACCAGCGCGACCCCGCCGGTCTACGAGAGTACGGGAAATCCCATCGGGCGCATGGCCATGTGGTGGTTCCTCGCTTCAGAGATCGTCATCTTCGGCGGTCTGGTCTTCACCTATCTACTCTTCCTCTGGCGCTATCCCGAGTGGACCGAGGAGGCCGCCCATACGCTGACCAACGCCGGGGCCATCAACACCTTCGTGTTGTTGACCAGTAGTTACTTCGTGGTGCTGGCCCACGACGCCGCACATCACGAGCGCTACCAGAAAGCGGCTCGACTTCTGGCACTGACGGTCGCGGGTGGATTCGTCTTCCTGGCTGTGAAGACCTATGAGTACAGCCACGAAATCCACGCGGGCTTCGTTCCAGCCCGGAGCGTCTTCTGGTCGTTCTACTACACCCTGACCGGATTGCACGCCCTGCACGTCATCGGCGGGATGGTCGCCATGACCGTCGTGGCGTTGGCCGTGCGCAAGGGCCAGAACCCACAACGAGTCGAGTACGTGGGAATCTACTGGCACTTCGTAGACGTGGTCTGGATCTTCCTGTTCCCGCTTCTCTACCTGGCATCCTGAAGGAGAGCTGTCGTGACCAAAGGCACCTACGTTCCCGACAAACATCCCAACTATCACGTGATCTTCGGGTTGCTGATCTTGCTGCTGGCCGGTTCCATCTTCGTCGGCACGCTGAACGTACCGCTGGTCCCGGTGATCATGGTCTTCTCCGCCGCTTTCGTGAAAGCCTATCTGGTGCTGGCCTACTTCATGCATCTGAGGTATCAGCCGTTGTACTGTAGCTTGATCCTGGTCGTGGCTTTCCTCGCTCTCTACTGCATGTTCCTGGGAGTGATCCCCGACATGATCTACCCGCCACTGGACTGAGGCTGTCGATGAGTTCTTCCGAAACAGTTGCGCCTCGAACCTATCCCCAACTCCTGGTTCCGAACGGTGCTCTGGCGATGGCCATCTTCATCGCCGCCGAAGCCACCTTCTTCGCCGGTTTGATCAGCGCGTATCTGGTTCTGCGCGCCGGAGCGGTGGGCTGGCCCCCTCTGGATCAACCTCGCCTGCCCGTGCTGGCCACCGGCATCAATACCGCGATCCTTCTGGCCAGTGGTTGGACGATCTGGCGAACCTCCTTCGCCGCGGGTGCCCCCGAAATCCGCCGCGGTCTTGCCGCGACCGCGCTACTGGGTGCGGTTTTCCTGGGCGTCCAGGGCTACGAGTGGGTGCGCCTGGTGTCTTTCGGTCTGACCACCCATTCGAGCCTGTTCGGGGCAACCTTCTATGTTCTGGTAGGGGCACACGCGCTGCACGTACTTGCTGCGCTCACGGCAGTCTTTCACGTGCGGCGACGCATGCGCGTCGATACTGAAGCATCCGCACTGGGCTCGAGTTCTTTACAACCGGTTCGCATGTACTGGTTGTTCGTAGTGGCCGTCTGGCCGGTCCTGTACGGGCTCGTGTACTTCTGATGAGAGAGCGCAGGGGACATCTGACGATGGCCGGAATCTGCACTCAACTCGTCGTGCTATCGGTCGCGCTGTTCGCGAATACTGCGGCGGCCTGCTCTGTCTGTTTCTCCTCGACAGAAGAGACGCGCTGGGCCTACTACGGAACCACTGCCCTGATGGCGCTGGTTCCCTTCCTGTTCGTCGCCGCCATTGCCGTGTGGTTGCGCCGATCCCTGCGAGCCCAGAGGCTCATCAGCGCGAGTTCCGAGGGCGTTGCTCGACGGGTGTAGCAGGACCGGGCCGGCCAGGCCTTTCGGAGCGATATCTTCAGCCGCGCTTCTTGTTGCCCGGCTTCGCCGGCAATTGATAGCTGCAGGTATTCCCGCCAGCACCGAGATGTTCCGTGCGCTTCAACGCTGGCTCGTTCAGCACCGTCTTGAGGAGCTTGAGTTCGAACGCGCAGAATTGCGGATGCTGTGTGGCGACGGAGGCCACGGGGCAGTGGTGATGCACCAGACGCGCACCGTCCTGCGCTTCCTCAGCAGAC
This window encodes:
- a CDS encoding cytochrome C oxidase subunit IV family protein; protein product: MTKGTYVPDKHPNYHVIFGLLILLLAGSIFVGTLNVPLVPVIMVFSAAFVKAYLVLAYFMHLRYQPLYCSLILVVAFLALYCMFLGVIPDMIYPPLD
- a CDS encoding c-type cytochrome, with translation MVIARAIILAGILSTAPAVFADAEEQADHTAAQPAEPSRGNPEAGRALYQLCKTCHGEAGEGNQKQGAPQIAGQADWYLTRQLENFRAGLRGNASGDVFGAQMRGMAMTLPNDQAVRDVVAFVQTLSGREKTASIQGNAEHGGEIYRQCATCHGDEARGNELFGAPRLNGQADWYLVRQLEKLKNGMRGRHPADDRGLQMASVTALLADDQDVMDVVVYIGNLP
- a CDS encoding cytochrome c oxidase subunit I — protein: MSDGAHAHPESFISKYVFSVDHKVIAVQYLLTGMVMGLVGGFLAYVIRMQLAEPTGSVPGYGTLNFVEYNAVVTMHGTIMIFWVAMPILLAAFSNLLIPLMLGADDMAFPKLNRLSYWTFLLSTVVLVSSFFVPGGAAAGGWTSYPPLSASAAYSGGHLGVTFWLLAVVLEFAAFLMGGINFIVTIINMRPRGMGFFELPIVIWMQFVAAIVFMLSVGPLLAGGIMLLLDRVVGTGFYDPAAGGDPILFQHLFWFFGHPEVYVIFLPGMGIIGEILPVFSRKPLFGYRMIVWASIATGVMSFIVWAHHQFIAGIDPRLATPFSITTIMISVPVAVMIFSYLATLWRGSIEFTTPMLFAVGTLVLFLLGGVTGIHLGTPATDIFLHDTYFVVAHFHYALIPPVFMAFFAGIYFWYPKMFGRMMNETLGKVHFWLTMIGINVIFQPQFALGFMGHQRRIANPLLFDSLNTVQAIELQWLSTIGVLILLPGQIPFLVAFVRGFFSGEEAGANPWRANTLEWVAPSPPPHGNFAEQPQVYRGPYEYSRPDREEDWFPQNLAS
- the coxB gene encoding cytochrome c oxidase subunit II yields the protein MFDRWLPAAASSYAQDIDGLLVFISVIVGIWFLAAEGLLLYAALRFRRKQGVRAAYLPGTTLRAMLVVLIPCSIVFVLDLVIDAVAAPVWRDIKEELPEEGKWVRITGEQWAWRFTYPGADGKFDTPDDVSTLNELHVPVDETVLFELRAKDVVHSLWVPELRLKQDAVPGRVMRGWFRPTQEGQYDIPCAEICGFGHTLMKGRLTVESKDAYRKWLASQQAKGK
- a CDS encoding cytochrome oxidase subunit III, with amino-acid sequence MAMWWFLASEIVIFGGLVFTYLLFLWRYPEWTEEAAHTLTNAGAINTFVLLTSSYFVVLAHDAAHHERYQKAARLLALTVAGGFVFLAVKTYEYSHEIHAGFVPARSVFWSFYYTLTGLHALHVIGGMVAMTVVALAVRKGQNPQRVEYVGIYWHFVDVVWIFLFPLLYLAS
- a CDS encoding heme-copper oxidase subunit III translates to MSSSETVAPRTYPQLLVPNGALAMAIFIAAEATFFAGLISAYLVLRAGAVGWPPLDQPRLPVLATGINTAILLASGWTIWRTSFAAGAPEIRRGLAATALLGAVFLGVQGYEWVRLVSFGLTTHSSLFGATFYVLVGAHALHVLAALTAVFHVRRRMRVDTEASALGSSSLQPVRMYWLFVVAVWPVLYGLVYF